In Agromyces archimandritae, one genomic interval encodes:
- a CDS encoding NAD(P)/FAD-dependent oxidoreductase, with protein sequence MPRILIVGGGYAGFYTAWKLEKWLRDGEAEVTVVDPLPYMTYQPFLPEVAAGSIEPRHSVVAQRRHLKKTTVITAKVTGIDHAAKTATITPPVGEPYAFDYDIVVVTGGAVSRTFPIPGVAENAIGLKTIEEAVAIRDKVLTNFDKAAQLPAGPERDRLLTFVVVGGGFAGIEVFAELRSFASSLLKRYPQIAFEDTHFHLIEAMGRIMPEVSLPTSHWVIKNLAQRGAEIHLETQLTSAVDGHLELSTGETLDSDLIVWTAGVMANPAIVRGSDLPVEQRGRITVRPDLRVGDEDTIVEDAWAAGDIAAVPDLTGGGVGGFCVPNAQHAVRQGKLLAKNLVAVLRGETPKDYIHKNMGAVAGLGVGIGVFQSGKFAMKGLIAWFAHRGYHGLAIPGWERKWRVFWGWWNNFWLGRDIVSLEAVQTPRVAFETFAARPKPPVDAEAK encoded by the coding sequence GTGCCCAGGATTCTGATCGTCGGCGGCGGATACGCAGGGTTCTACACTGCCTGGAAGCTCGAGAAGTGGCTGCGCGACGGCGAGGCGGAGGTCACCGTCGTCGACCCGTTGCCGTACATGACCTACCAGCCGTTCCTCCCCGAGGTCGCCGCCGGGTCCATCGAGCCGCGCCATTCGGTCGTCGCCCAGCGCCGCCATCTGAAGAAGACGACCGTCATCACGGCGAAGGTCACGGGTATCGACCACGCCGCCAAGACGGCGACGATCACGCCTCCGGTCGGCGAGCCGTACGCCTTCGACTACGACATCGTCGTGGTCACCGGCGGTGCGGTCTCGCGCACCTTCCCGATCCCGGGCGTCGCCGAGAACGCGATCGGCCTGAAGACGATCGAAGAGGCCGTCGCGATCCGCGACAAGGTCCTCACCAATTTCGACAAGGCCGCCCAGCTGCCCGCCGGCCCCGAGCGCGACCGGCTGCTGACCTTCGTGGTCGTCGGCGGCGGCTTCGCCGGCATCGAGGTCTTCGCCGAGCTCCGCTCCTTCGCGAGCTCGCTGCTGAAGCGCTACCCGCAGATCGCCTTCGAAGACACGCACTTCCACCTCATCGAGGCGATGGGGCGGATCATGCCCGAGGTGTCGCTGCCCACGAGCCATTGGGTCATCAAGAACCTCGCCCAGCGCGGTGCCGAGATCCACCTCGAGACGCAGCTGACCAGCGCCGTCGACGGCCACCTCGAGCTCTCGACCGGCGAGACCCTCGACTCCGACCTCATCGTGTGGACGGCCGGCGTCATGGCCAACCCGGCGATCGTGCGCGGCAGCGACCTGCCCGTCGAGCAGCGCGGCCGTATCACCGTTCGCCCCGACCTCCGCGTCGGCGACGAGGACACGATCGTCGAGGACGCGTGGGCGGCCGGCGACATCGCCGCCGTGCCCGACCTCACCGGTGGCGGCGTCGGCGGCTTCTGCGTGCCGAACGCCCAGCACGCCGTGCGTCAGGGCAAGCTGCTCGCGAAGAACCTCGTCGCCGTGCTCCGCGGCGAGACCCCGAAGGACTACATCCACAAGAACATGGGCGCCGTCGCCGGCCTCGGCGTCGGCATCGGCGTCTTCCAGTCGGGCAAGTTCGCCATGAAGGGCCTCATCGCCTGGTTCGCCCACCGCGGCTACCACGGCCTGGCCATCCCGGGCTGGGAGCGCAAGTGGCGCGTGTTCTGGGGCTGGTGGAACAACTTCTGGCTCGGCCGCGACATCGTCTCGCTCGAGGCCGTGCAGACGCCCCGCGTCGCGTTCGAGACCTTCGCCGCCCGGCCCAAGCCGCCGGTCGACGCCGAAGCCAAGTAG
- a CDS encoding cation:proton antiporter, which produces MEPLALLLVGVVGVLVVAAATVAGNRLQVAAPLLLVVVGALISLVPAVPEFVLDPEWILAGILPPLLYSTAVSMPAMEFRRDFRTIGGLSVLLVVVSSLVLGLLFDWLIPGVGLATGIALGAIVSPTDAVATQIAKRLGVSPRAITVLEGESLLNDATALVLLRTAIAAAAAAVSFWEVIGQFVYAVAIAVAIGLVVGWLNLVVRHRVRDAAVNTAISFTVPFLAAIPAEELGASGLVAAVTAGLVTGNGAARYLRPEHRISDAQNWRLVELLLEGAVFLVMGLEIQALIDDVREDHSGVGFAALLALFALAGVLLVRAAYVAPLVWGLSRRSKRAAGERERLELAEERIDRFEAALEEGSLPKGGERRASKRDMSRIRARIRRMSADLDYLEAAPLGWREGTIVVWAGMRGAVTLAAAQTLPTDTPSRSLMVLVAFFVAAASLLLQGGTLPWLARRLGLTGGGIDVGERARLSAELGAAAREKLDEFSVDIRAKLAAAGGPKLSPESEEADGEAAEHETAGHETGEGKMPAAPAARRSPSDDEATRQAMQRVREARLAVLEAQREALHRARRTGVYGSETLTWALNWLDAEQISIELRTEGADESGAAPA; this is translated from the coding sequence ATGGAACCTCTTGCGCTCCTGCTCGTCGGGGTCGTCGGCGTCCTGGTGGTCGCCGCCGCGACCGTCGCCGGCAACCGCCTGCAGGTGGCGGCGCCGCTCCTGCTCGTCGTCGTCGGTGCGCTGATCAGCCTGGTGCCGGCCGTGCCCGAGTTCGTCCTCGACCCGGAGTGGATCCTCGCCGGCATCCTGCCGCCGCTGCTCTATTCGACGGCGGTCTCGATGCCGGCGATGGAGTTCCGGCGTGATTTCCGCACCATCGGCGGCCTCTCGGTGCTGCTCGTCGTCGTGAGTTCGCTCGTGCTCGGGCTGTTGTTCGACTGGCTCATCCCCGGTGTCGGCCTGGCCACCGGCATCGCCCTCGGGGCGATCGTGAGCCCGACGGATGCCGTGGCGACCCAGATCGCCAAACGCCTCGGCGTCTCGCCGCGGGCGATCACGGTGCTCGAGGGCGAGAGCCTGCTGAACGATGCGACGGCCCTCGTGCTGCTCCGCACGGCGATCGCCGCCGCGGCGGCCGCCGTCTCGTTCTGGGAGGTCATCGGGCAGTTCGTCTACGCCGTCGCGATCGCCGTGGCGATCGGCCTCGTCGTCGGCTGGCTGAACCTCGTCGTCCGGCACCGGGTGCGCGACGCCGCGGTGAACACGGCGATCTCCTTCACCGTGCCCTTCCTCGCCGCGATCCCCGCCGAGGAGCTCGGTGCTTCCGGCCTCGTCGCCGCCGTCACCGCCGGCCTCGTCACGGGCAACGGCGCCGCGAGGTACCTGAGACCCGAGCACCGGATCTCGGATGCGCAGAACTGGCGCCTCGTCGAACTGCTGCTCGAGGGCGCGGTGTTCCTCGTCATGGGGCTCGAGATCCAGGCGCTCATCGACGATGTGCGCGAGGACCATTCGGGCGTCGGCTTCGCCGCCCTCCTCGCCCTCTTCGCTCTCGCGGGGGTGCTGCTCGTGCGGGCCGCCTACGTCGCCCCGCTCGTGTGGGGGCTCTCGCGCCGCTCGAAACGCGCGGCCGGGGAGCGGGAACGCCTCGAGCTGGCCGAGGAGCGCATCGACCGCTTCGAGGCCGCCCTCGAGGAGGGGAGCCTGCCGAAGGGCGGCGAGCGCCGTGCGTCGAAACGCGATATGAGCCGCATCCGCGCACGCATCCGCCGCATGAGCGCCGATCTCGACTACCTCGAGGCCGCACCCCTCGGTTGGCGGGAGGGCACGATCGTCGTGTGGGCGGGCATGCGCGGAGCCGTCACGCTCGCGGCCGCGCAGACGCTGCCGACCGATACGCCGTCGCGTTCGCTCATGGTCCTCGTCGCCTTCTTCGTGGCCGCGGCGAGCCTGCTGCTGCAGGGCGGCACGCTGCCGTGGCTCGCACGCCGGCTCGGGCTGACCGGCGGCGGCATCGACGTCGGCGAGCGGGCGCGGTTGTCGGCCGAACTCGGAGCCGCCGCACGCGAGAAGCTCGACGAGTTCAGCGTCGACATCCGCGCGAAGCTCGCCGCCGCCGGCGGTCCGAAGCTTTCGCCCGAGAGCGAGGAAGCGGACGGCGAGGCGGCCGAGCACGAGACGGCCGGGCATGAGACGGGCGAGGGCAAGATGCCCGCCGCGCCTGCTGCGCGCCGGAGCCCGTCCGACGACGAGGCCACCCGCCAGGCCATGCAGCGCGTCCGCGAGGCCCGCCTCGCGGTGCTCGAGGCGCAGCGCGAGGCCCTGCACCGGGCCCGTCGCACGGGCGTCTACGGCTCGGAGACCCTCACCTGGGCGCTCAATTGGCTCGACGCCGAACAGATCAGCATCGAACTGCGCACCGAGGGCGCCGACGAATCCGGCGCAGCCCCGGCGTGA
- a CDS encoding TetR/AcrR family transcriptional regulator gives MARIPAAERRTALVQAALGVVAREGISHATTRAIVAEAGMSLASFHYAFASRDELIDELIAHVVQDEREALLLPEFAEGRSLPEVVEAGFRAYFAHLQADPGREQAMLELTWYALRSPERHPIAREQYARYAEMARDVLEAAARRTGARWLAPVDTVASVLIALTDGLTVTWLVNRDDAAAEAFVRAASDTLTRMAELP, from the coding sequence ATGGCGAGGATCCCGGCAGCCGAGCGCCGCACCGCGCTCGTGCAGGCGGCGCTCGGCGTCGTCGCCCGCGAGGGCATCTCGCACGCCACCACCCGGGCCATCGTCGCCGAGGCCGGCATGAGCCTCGCGAGCTTCCACTACGCCTTCGCGTCCCGCGACGAACTCATCGACGAGCTGATCGCCCACGTCGTGCAGGACGAACGCGAAGCCCTCCTCCTCCCCGAGTTCGCCGAGGGTCGCAGCCTCCCCGAGGTCGTCGAGGCCGGCTTCCGGGCCTACTTCGCCCACCTGCAGGCCGACCCCGGCCGCGAGCAGGCCATGCTCGAACTCACCTGGTACGCCCTCCGCTCGCCCGAGCGGCATCCGATCGCCCGGGAACAGTACGCCAGGTACGCCGAGATGGCCCGCGACGTGCTCGAGGCAGCGGCCCGGCGAACCGGCGCCCGCTGGCTCGCCCCCGTCGACACCGTCGCGTCCGTGCTCATCGCCCTCACCGACGGGCTCACCGTCACCTGGCTCGTCAACCGCGACGACGCCGCGGCCGAGGCATTCGTGCGTGCCGCATCCGACACCCTCACCCGAATGGCGGAGCTGCCATGA
- a CDS encoding MFS transporter — protein sequence MTRTAPADRALAEPTRPVGGKWMAAFASAWLGIWMAQLTPIQLLLPAQIDARLHPEHWIDSVMAFGAVSGIAAVFILIAYPLTGAISDRTASRWGRRRPWIAIGALVFAAALTALGAATEIWQIGIAWVAAMIGFCITTASLTATISDQVPVAQRGIVSGWMSAPQAVGIIVGLLLVTTVFTGVFAGYLAVAVLLILLVIPFLRVPDAPLGRARDRVTARGIVQSLWISPRRYPDFGWTLTSRILVSISNALGTSLLLYFLMFGLGDAHAEDDLIILTLIYMVFVILASLVFGRLSDRLARRKAFVFLASGLQGIAALLLALVPDLTVAMCAAGLLGLGYGCFLSVDQALATQVLPDPASRGKDLGIMNIATAVPQALGPLLGAVAVAVSGSFALVFLLSAVLAFAGAIAVSRVRSVA from the coding sequence ATGACCCGCACAGCCCCCGCAGACCGTGCCCTGGCCGAACCCACACGCCCCGTCGGCGGGAAGTGGATGGCAGCGTTCGCGAGCGCCTGGCTCGGCATCTGGATGGCGCAGCTGACGCCGATCCAGCTGTTGCTGCCCGCGCAGATCGATGCGCGCCTGCATCCCGAGCACTGGATCGACAGCGTCATGGCCTTCGGTGCGGTCTCGGGCATCGCGGCCGTGTTCATCCTCATCGCCTACCCGTTGACGGGCGCGATCTCCGACCGCACCGCTTCGCGCTGGGGGCGGCGGCGGCCGTGGATCGCGATCGGCGCCCTCGTCTTCGCCGCCGCCCTGACCGCGCTCGGCGCCGCGACCGAGATCTGGCAGATCGGCATCGCCTGGGTCGCGGCGATGATCGGGTTCTGCATCACGACCGCCTCGCTCACGGCGACGATCTCGGACCAGGTGCCGGTCGCCCAGCGCGGCATCGTCTCGGGGTGGATGTCGGCGCCGCAGGCGGTCGGCATCATCGTGGGGCTGCTGCTGGTCACGACGGTGTTCACCGGCGTCTTCGCCGGGTATCTCGCGGTCGCCGTGCTGCTCATCCTCCTCGTCATCCCGTTCCTGCGGGTGCCGGACGCGCCCCTCGGCCGGGCCCGCGACCGGGTCACGGCCCGCGGCATCGTCCAGAGCCTGTGGATCAGTCCGCGCCGCTATCCCGATTTCGGCTGGACCCTCACGAGCCGCATCCTCGTCTCGATCAGCAACGCGCTCGGCACGAGCCTGCTGCTGTACTTCCTGATGTTCGGTCTCGGCGATGCGCACGCCGAAGACGACCTCATCATCCTCACCCTCATCTACATGGTGTTCGTGATCCTCGCCTCGCTCGTCTTCGGCCGGCTCTCCGACCGGCTCGCCCGGCGCAAGGCCTTCGTCTTCCTCGCCTCGGGCCTGCAGGGCATCGCGGCCCTGCTGCTGGCCCTGGTGCCGGATCTCACGGTCGCGATGTGCGCCGCCGGGCTCCTCGGCCTCGGCTACGGATGCTTCCTCTCGGTGGATCAGGCCCTCGCCACGCAGGTGCTGCCCGATCCGGCCAGCCGCGGCAAGGACCTCGGCATCATGAACATCGCCACGGCCGTGCCCCAGGCGCTCGGTCCGCTGCTCGGGGCCGTCGCGGTCGCCGTGAGCGGCTCGTTCGCCCTCGTCTTCCTGCTGTCGGCGGTGCTCGCCTTCGCCGGTGCGATCGCGGTCTCGCGAGTGAGGAGTGTCGCCTGA
- a CDS encoding amino acid deaminase/aldolase, producing MDLQPRPGDPRPWQEPARFWGAMTRATRGLDAPVGAIHLGALRANAADMVRRAAGTPIRIASKSVRVRSVIESLLAQDGFHGVLAYTLGEALWLADTVEDLVVGYPTAERENLRRLAADEELASRIAIMVDSPEQLDLVDAVVPPARRAEIRVCLELDASWNAPLLGHLGVWRSPVHEPADAGALAAYIAKRPGFRLVGMMAYEAQIAGVVNRPKGRPVDGAVNRWMQARSMPELVERRALAVAAVREHAELEFVNGGGTGSLEATAADPAITEIAAGSGLFGGHLFDGYAHFTPAPAAAFGLDVVRKPSPSHATLLGGGWIASGPPAADRLPLVAWPAGLKMVGREMAGEVQTPLTGRAARRLRVGDRVWLRHTKSGELSEHLNAFAVVDGDEVVDTVPTYRGEGRAFL from the coding sequence ATGGATCTGCAGCCGAGGCCGGGGGATCCGCGCCCCTGGCAGGAGCCGGCCCGATTCTGGGGGGCCATGACGCGGGCCACGCGCGGCCTCGACGCGCCGGTCGGCGCGATCCATCTCGGCGCCCTGCGCGCGAACGCCGCCGACATGGTGCGCCGGGCCGCCGGCACGCCGATCCGGATCGCCTCCAAGTCGGTGCGGGTGCGTTCCGTGATCGAGTCGCTCCTCGCGCAGGACGGCTTCCACGGGGTGCTCGCCTACACGCTCGGCGAAGCGCTCTGGCTCGCCGACACGGTCGAGGACCTCGTCGTGGGCTATCCGACCGCCGAGCGCGAGAACCTGCGGCGTCTCGCCGCCGACGAGGAACTCGCCTCCCGCATCGCGATCATGGTCGATTCGCCCGAGCAGCTCGACCTCGTCGACGCCGTCGTGCCACCGGCCCGGCGCGCCGAGATCCGCGTCTGCCTCGAACTCGACGCCTCGTGGAACGCGCCGCTGCTCGGGCACCTCGGCGTGTGGCGTTCGCCCGTGCACGAGCCTGCGGATGCCGGGGCCCTGGCCGCCTACATCGCGAAGCGTCCGGGGTTCCGGCTCGTGGGCATGATGGCCTACGAGGCGCAGATCGCCGGGGTCGTGAACCGGCCGAAGGGGAGGCCGGTCGACGGCGCCGTGAACCGGTGGATGCAGGCGCGGTCCATGCCCGAGCTCGTCGAACGACGCGCGCTCGCGGTGGCCGCGGTCCGGGAACACGCCGAGCTCGAGTTCGTCAACGGCGGCGGCACCGGCTCGCTGGAGGCGACGGCCGCGGATCCGGCGATCACCGAGATCGCCGCGGGCAGCGGGCTCTTCGGCGGCCACCTCTTCGACGGCTATGCGCACTTCACGCCGGCGCCGGCCGCGGCGTTCGGCCTCGACGTGGTGCGGAAGCCCTCGCCCTCGCATGCGACGCTGCTCGGCGGCGGATGGATCGCCTCCGGCCCGCCGGCGGCCGACCGGCTGCCGCTCGTGGCCTGGCCGGCCGGGCTGAAGATGGTCGGCCGCGAGATGGCCGGCGAGGTGCAGACGCCGCTCACCGGGCGTGCCGCCAGACGCCTGCGCGTGGGGGATCGCGTCTGGCTCAGGCATACGAAATCGGGGGAGCTCTCGGAGCATCTGAACGCGTTCGCCGTCGTCGACGGCGATGAGGTGGTCGACACGGTCCCGACGTATCGGGGAGAAGGGCGGGCGTTCCTATGA
- a CDS encoding D-arabinono-1,4-lactone oxidase produces MTATGAMWRNWGRTEAVRPLRVERPASAEAVQRAVQAAAGAGVGIKAVGAGHSFTGIALAPGVQLDLDDIAGVRAADPGTGRVSLGAGTRLHRLPELLEPYGLAMANMGDIDRQSIAGATSTGTHGTGVGFGGIATQITGARLVTGTGELLTVDETHHPELLPAVRLGLGALGILVELTLQFVPRFALHALEQPEPLEQVLGAWEERVRAADHFEFYWFPHTDTALTKTNTRLPGDAPLDPLGGFSRWVDDEFMANGLYRVICALGRAVPAVTPGFARQVEKLTGDRDFTDLSPKVFTTNRSVRFREMEYALPLAAVPEALGRIRRLIAERGWRISFPVEVRAAAADENWLSTAYGRETGYIAVHRYFREDPAEYFRAVEDVMREFDGRPHWGKMHTQTADSLRARYPRFDDFLEVRERLDPERRFANPYLERVLGA; encoded by the coding sequence ATGACGGCGACGGGTGCGATGTGGCGGAACTGGGGGCGTACCGAGGCGGTGCGCCCCCTGCGGGTCGAGCGGCCGGCATCCGCCGAGGCCGTGCAACGGGCGGTGCAGGCGGCCGCCGGCGCGGGCGTCGGCATCAAGGCCGTCGGCGCCGGGCATTCGTTCACCGGCATCGCCCTCGCGCCCGGTGTGCAGCTCGACCTCGACGACATCGCGGGGGTGCGAGCCGCCGACCCTGGAACGGGCCGCGTCAGCCTCGGCGCAGGCACCCGCCTGCACCGCCTGCCGGAGCTGCTCGAGCCCTACGGGCTCGCGATGGCGAACATGGGCGACATCGACCGGCAGTCGATCGCGGGGGCGACCTCGACGGGCACCCACGGCACCGGCGTCGGCTTCGGCGGGATCGCGACGCAGATCACGGGCGCCCGCCTCGTCACGGGCACGGGCGAACTGCTCACCGTCGACGAGACCCACCACCCGGAGCTGCTGCCGGCCGTGCGGCTCGGCCTCGGCGCCCTCGGCATCCTCGTCGAGCTCACCCTGCAGTTCGTGCCCCGCTTCGCGCTGCACGCCCTCGAGCAGCCCGAGCCGCTCGAGCAGGTGCTCGGCGCGTGGGAGGAGCGCGTGCGCGCCGCCGACCACTTCGAGTTCTACTGGTTCCCGCACACCGACACGGCGCTCACGAAGACGAACACGCGCCTGCCGGGCGACGCCCCGCTCGACCCGCTCGGCGGCTTCTCGCGCTGGGTCGACGACGAGTTCATGGCCAACGGCCTCTACCGGGTGATCTGCGCGCTCGGGCGCGCGGTACCGGCGGTGACGCCCGGCTTCGCCCGGCAGGTCGAGAAGCTCACCGGGGACCGCGACTTCACCGATCTCTCGCCGAAGGTGTTCACCACGAACCGCTCGGTGCGCTTCCGCGAGATGGAGTACGCCCTGCCGCTGGCCGCGGTGCCCGAAGCGCTCGGGCGGATCCGCCGGCTCATCGCCGAGCGCGGGTGGCGGATCTCGTTCCCGGTCGAGGTGCGCGCGGCTGCGGCCGACGAGAACTGGCTGTCGACGGCGTACGGGCGCGAGACCGGCTACATCGCGGTGCACCGGTATTTCCGCGAGGATCCGGCCGAGTACTTCCGCGCGGTGGAGGATGTCATGCGCGAATTCGACGGCCGCCCGCACTGGGGCAAGATGCATACCCAGACCGCGGACTCGCTTCGGGCGCGCTACCCGCGCTTCGACGATTTCCTCGAGGTGCGCGAGCGGCTCGACCCCGAGCGTCGCTTCGCGAACCCCTATCTCGAGCGCGTGCTCGGCGCCTGA
- a CDS encoding LemA family protein, with the protein MEWLIPLIIVVALVLIVGIYLWATYNSLVTLKVRVDEAWSDITVQLKRRADLIPNLIEAVKGYAAHEKSVFENVTEARAETLSAQGPAEASAAENHMQQALKSIFAVAEAYPQLQASQNFLHLQSELVDTEDKIQASRRFYNGGVRELNTKIQVFPNTLFVRGLGFREREFFEVTEPAAIAEPPRVQF; encoded by the coding sequence ATGGAATGGCTCATTCCCCTGATCATCGTCGTCGCCCTGGTGCTCATCGTCGGCATCTACCTGTGGGCGACGTACAACTCGCTCGTGACGCTCAAAGTGCGCGTCGACGAGGCATGGAGCGACATCACGGTGCAGCTGAAGCGGCGCGCCGACCTCATCCCGAACCTCATAGAAGCGGTCAAGGGCTACGCGGCGCACGAGAAGTCCGTGTTCGAGAACGTCACCGAGGCTCGCGCCGAGACCCTCTCCGCGCAGGGGCCGGCCGAGGCATCCGCCGCAGAGAACCACATGCAGCAGGCCCTGAAGTCGATCTTCGCCGTCGCCGAGGCGTACCCGCAGCTGCAGGCGAGCCAGAACTTCCTGCATCTGCAGTCCGAGCTCGTCGACACCGAGGACAAGATCCAGGCCTCGCGCCGCTTCTACAACGGCGGCGTGCGCGAACTGAACACGAAGATCCAGGTGTTCCCGAACACCCTGTTCGTGCGCGGCCTCGGCTTCCGCGAGCGCGAGTTCTTCGAGGTGACGGAGCCGGCGGCGATCGCCGAGCCCCCGCGCGTGCAGTTCTAG
- a CDS encoding M48 family metalloprotease: MYRAIAKNKRNTVFTIILFLLIIGGLGWLAAYIYDNVAIVVITLVVATGYALLQYFMADRQALSISGAVEVTEKSQHPRLWRTVENLSIATGTPMPRVYVISDPAPNAFATGRDPAHASVAATTGLLEIMDDAELEGVMAHELGHVRNYDIRLSMIVFGLVVAVGFISDMLMRLAFFGGNRNNNQNPIVMIFGLVAMLVAPLVATLVQLAVSRQREYLADATGAMTTRHPDALASALEKLGQYGRPMQRQNTSMAHLWIADPLKPGVMDRLFATHPPLPERIKRLEQMGGSF, from the coding sequence ATGTACCGAGCGATCGCCAAGAACAAACGCAACACCGTCTTCACGATCATCCTCTTCCTCCTGATCATCGGGGGGCTCGGATGGCTCGCGGCCTACATCTACGACAACGTCGCGATCGTGGTCATCACGCTCGTCGTGGCCACCGGGTACGCGCTGCTGCAGTATTTCATGGCCGACCGGCAGGCGCTGTCGATCTCGGGCGCCGTCGAGGTGACCGAGAAGTCGCAGCATCCGCGGCTGTGGCGCACGGTCGAGAACCTCTCGATCGCCACCGGCACGCCGATGCCCCGCGTCTACGTCATCTCCGATCCGGCGCCGAACGCCTTCGCCACGGGCCGCGACCCCGCCCATGCCTCGGTCGCCGCGACCACGGGGCTCCTCGAGATCATGGACGACGCCGAGCTCGAGGGCGTCATGGCCCACGAACTCGGGCATGTCCGCAACTACGACATCCGCCTGTCGATGATCGTGTTCGGCCTCGTCGTGGCCGTCGGCTTCATCTCCGACATGCTCATGCGCCTCGCGTTCTTCGGCGGCAACCGCAACAACAACCAGAACCCGATCGTGATGATCTTCGGGCTCGTCGCGATGCTCGTCGCCCCGCTCGTGGCGACGCTCGTGCAGCTGGCCGTGTCGCGGCAGCGCGAGTACCTCGCCGACGCCACCGGGGCGATGACGACGAGGCATCCGGACGCCCTGGCGAGCGCCCTGGAGAAGCTCGGCCAGTACGGTCGGCCCATGCAGCGGCAGAACACCTCGATGGCCCACCTCTGGATCGCCGACCCGCTGAAGCCCGGGGTCATGGACCGGCTCTTCGCGACGCACCCGCCGCTGCCCGAGCGCATCAAGCGCCTCGAGCAGATGGGCGGCTCGTTCTGA
- a CDS encoding winged helix-turn-helix domain-containing protein, translating to MTPEQLSAAQARRIAIAAQGLAGPRTQAPGIRRLRTTAERLAVLQIDSVNVFERAHYLPAYSRHGAYDRAALDRLTYGRHGRMIEYWAHQAAFVPRENWPLFEFRRAAYRAEVAAEDHWLARHDALRRWVLADLAANGPQRASELEHDAAKGRGGWWGWSDAKRVLEWMFRTGEVVCVERRRFERVYALPEQVLPGELVGAGVAADEAVPRLVGLAARSLGVASEADLADYWRMGRAPVRAAIRRLEEAGELIPVEVEGWKNGAGTVVPAWLHRDAARPRRVRAAALLSPFDPLVWFRPRTERLFGFHYRIEIYTPAEQRVYGYYTLPVLLDDRVVGRIDLKSDRKAGVLRVQSAWQEPGAPVGLAERIAPEILRAAEWQGLAGVELAGRGDLSPALAGALRG from the coding sequence GTGACGCCCGAACAGCTCTCGGCCGCCCAGGCGCGGCGCATCGCGATCGCCGCACAGGGCCTTGCCGGCCCGCGCACGCAGGCGCCCGGCATCCGCCGCCTGCGCACGACGGCCGAGCGGCTCGCGGTGCTGCAGATCGACTCCGTGAACGTCTTCGAACGCGCCCACTACCTGCCGGCCTACAGTCGCCACGGCGCCTACGACCGGGCCGCGCTCGACCGTCTGACCTACGGCAGGCACGGGCGCATGATCGAGTACTGGGCGCATCAGGCGGCCTTCGTGCCCCGCGAGAACTGGCCCCTGTTCGAGTTCCGCCGCGCCGCCTACCGGGCGGAGGTCGCCGCCGAAGACCACTGGCTTGCCCGGCACGACGCGTTGCGGCGCTGGGTGCTCGCCGACCTCGCGGCGAACGGGCCGCAGCGCGCGAGCGAGCTCGAGCACGATGCCGCCAAGGGCCGCGGCGGCTGGTGGGGCTGGTCGGATGCGAAACGCGTGCTCGAGTGGATGTTCCGCACCGGCGAGGTCGTGTGCGTCGAGCGCCGCCGCTTCGAGCGCGTGTACGCCCTGCCCGAGCAGGTGCTGCCGGGCGAGCTCGTCGGCGCGGGCGTTGCGGCGGACGAAGCGGTCCCCCGCCTCGTCGGGCTCGCCGCCCGATCCCTCGGGGTCGCGAGCGAGGCCGATCTGGCCGACTACTGGAGGATGGGCCGGGCTCCCGTGCGCGCGGCGATCCGCCGGCTCGAGGAGGCCGGCGAGCTGATCCCGGTCGAGGTCGAGGGCTGGAAGAACGGCGCCGGCACCGTCGTCCCCGCCTGGCTGCACCGGGATGCCGCCCGCCCCCGCCGCGTGCGCGCTGCCGCGCTGCTCTCGCCGTTCGACCCGCTCGTCTGGTTCCGCCCCCGCACCGAGCGGCTGTTCGGCTTCCATTACCGCATCGAGATCTACACGCCCGCCGAGCAACGGGTCTACGGCTACTACACACTGCCCGTGCTGCTCGACGACCGCGTCGTCGGTCGCATCGACCTGAAGAGCGACCGCAAGGCCGGGGTGCTGCGCGTGCAGTCGGCCTGGCAGGAGCCGGGCGCACCGGTCGGGCTCGCCGAACGTATCGCCCCCGAGATCCTGCGCGCGGCCGAGTGGCAGGGCCTGGCCGGCGTCGAACTCGCGGGACGCGGCGATCTCTCCCCCGCGCTCGCCGGCGCGCTCCGGGGCTGA